Genomic DNA from Asterias amurensis chromosome 2, ASM3211899v1:
TAAAAGAGCTCTAGACAAAATGTTAGTGTTTCCATTTGCAGTACGTCAGCAGTTTACACTCACTGTACAATCCCAATGGCAGTATGCAGTATCAAgcagaaaaaatgtaaaatatatcCCAAATAAACTGGCGTACTTTCCTTTCTAACATCACATTTTAAAGCACCAGAAACTCAAAGGATACAGCTTTACTACATCGGTGTCCATCCGTCGTTTATTCGGTGGTGGTGACGACATTTTGGAGGTTTTCTATTCGGGTaaaattttggttgaaaaacCCAGCTGTTCATGTACAAAACGATTACACCCTTCGAGCTTACGCGAAATATATCACACACAAACCGAAGTTACCCGAACCGAACCAAAACAATAACTATGCAGGACGATACCATTTTGAGTAGGTACGTTGTATTTATTGCACTATTTTACACCTTGATTTGTATAAATTTCCAGCAATATTTTATCAATTTATTCAACTTACGTTGCTCTTATTGTATTTGGTCATAagcaaaaataatgtttatgcTCGAAAGTATAAATTATATTGATAACAATTGTTCGTTGTTTTTAGTTGGAAATTGGTCCTCCCTCGGTGGCCACATTCAGAAGTCGTTCACGTGACAGTGACGCAATAACTCAAGGCCACCGAAGCGATGTGACCTCATCAATAAAATGTACAAGGGGTCACCGGTCATCAGCTGGAGTACGTAAACACCATTACGTAATCATGAGGCTTTACCGTGAAAAATTAGTTTCTCGCGAAAATAAATTTGTCATGTGTTGGAATTCTTGCAAACATGTCTTGTATTTCCTACAGAATAAGTTGAATGTTTTGTCCAGATAAATGGGCATTGCGCAattcaatttgattttgtttttgccccccacccccaagaaaaaaaatactcataaaataaataaagttaagATTAATTATATTAATGCATAACAAAGGGGTACCTTTTAATCAGAATTTACTAATAATTGAGTTGATATTATCGAATCAAATATCGACTGATCTATGGAACTTCGACAGGGGTGAAAAATATTTCCTAAATGCAAATACTTATACACATACAATATCAAAGATTTTATTTTGGTATTCTTGACACCCAGTATATTGCACGAATAAATCGTATCCAGAGAGATAACTagaaacaagcaaacaaaccagCTGTTCAACTCTCATAAAAGGGGGACTGCACTTATTTTTTAAGAGCAATTTTGACTAAGGAAATATTGTTCAGCCAAAAATCCACTTCTTAAACAAAGGGCTGTCCAAGTCTTTGTCCAATTCTGTTATTAGTATTAACTATTCTATTTTCAGTGTATTATAACAACataataaaacacaatttaacaattaaaagagagaagaaaaaacaaacactctTGACATTATTATGTTTGCAAGAagaattttattacaaaataaaacaacagacAAGTTTTGTTCCTTGGGATCACAGCTCCTAGTGACCCATGAACACAGACCACGAGTCAGTTGTTACAGGTAAACAAAATGTTGGTATTAAttcatagcaaaaaaaaaataagcaagagTGTATCACAATCCATCTTAAAGAATTGATAGGCATGTGTGTCACTTTCCCAACAGAATTGCAAATTTCATTGCTTTGCTTATCACAGAATTCATCGCTTATGGTCACTATCATCTGCTTACAGGAtaagcaccaaatttctgctTAGTAACATCATGGTAAcattaaagagccaataaaggattatctcaatatttcaatatttactttttatggccaaatagacatcttagataccggttaataaccatattactctcaaaatttgcatttagcaATAAATAACTTGAGTCAAAAatgcggctttttcagccgagagtcaaaaacggcttatctattataaatGACCCCTTGACGACAGTGACGATTTTCTCAtaattgggtttgaacacagttctccaggtttggcaaactgagggcgctattttccacatcaaatagcctCCACTGACGTCatgattcctttgtcgcgcgggtttgtttgaccccgtctttttcagaaatttggcttggggcattctggagaaaaaacatttttaccatgtttaaacgcgaggtaagagactcgttatatttttttaaagtttcctatggactccagCTATCAGAAAACTGttatatctatatatttgagatcatcctttattagCTGTTTAAGTAGTGTATGCACCTGCACAAATTCCTTGTTaataaggcactggacactattggtaataacccaaataattgttagcataaaactttacttggtaacgagaaatacattgtgagaaacggctccctctgaagtaatgtaatttttgagaaagatgtaatttctcactcaaataataaaagactccaGCTGAAGCctgttattatgcatctgagaAAGCACAAAATGTAATGctacaaggtgttttttctttcattattcttttgcaaatttgatgactaAATAAGCCCAAATtatatcacaggtttgtttttgatgcatatgttaagatacacaaagtgagtacactggtcttggacaattacttaaagccattgtacactttcggtaaacagtattgtccaagtcccacacttcgtgtatcacaacttatatataaaataacaatcctgtggaaatttaggctcaatcggacatcggagtcgggagaaaataacgggaaaacccactcctgttttcgcgcgtttcgccgtgtcatgacatgtgtttataacaaatccgtaattctcgttaacgagaatttatattgttttaccgttttctcaaaaagtaaagcatttcatggactaatatttcaagagaagtcttacaccattaccttctataaaccctgtaaattatttgtaaatctgtgaacttttttttttttttctgtaccgaaagggtccaatggctttaacgtgtccagtgactttaaccCTGAAACACGCTTTCAAGGCAGAttatttctacttttttttttgcctacaGTGAAAAGAGCCATGAACTTGGAAACCGCTTAGAAGAACCACCATTGCTttaatttttatggtttataaaccatgatttgtaaaccatgattttcatgtttaaattttcatggtttataaaccatgttttttaaatgcctcaatttttatggtttataaaccacaatgtttaaaccatgattttcgtgtttctatttttatggtttatacaccatgattttcatgcttcaattttcatgctttataaaccatgtttttaagatgtcccaattttcatggtttataaaccatgatttgtaaaccatgaatttgatgcttcaatttttctggtttataaaactatgttttaaagatgcgtaaatttccatggtttatgaaccatgatttattaatgtttattgcatgttcatggtttgtaaaccataaacttacacacaacaaatactacttgtatgtaaaccatagaaaggatttggcaacactttctatggtttacatctaattgctataaaccatggtaaaaacatgccttaaaagtgccaaacaattaattgacagacggcCCCCCATAGCTGCTGAAACAATGAACTTAACTTGTCTGCAGTATCAAACACAACCTTTACATTTATAAGCTAGGCTTAAAAAGGTTGAAATTTTTGTCTGTACAGTTGCTGAGGCTGGCTTTATCTATGCACTTATAATCATAGAAAAAAGGTTTGTAAGGTTTCTTTattcattcagtcgatgcggagcatcggatgatggccctccaaaccTGTTGGTCTCCCATTGCTGTGCGCAGCTCCTTCCAGTGCAGGCCAGAGTCCTGGCACGAGGTGCCCACATAGGTGGTTTTGGTCTGCCACAGGAACAGTGTCCTAAGCTTTCTTAGGCTATGTGCAGGTGGctgctacagctatggctacagctagatttctGCCTCATCATACGTTTAAGTATAGTACGTCCTTACCAACACCCTAAGCAAAAGTCGTAACATCAACCTTGTGCAATTTCTTATGATGACGTAATCACCCAAATGGCAGTCTGTAAAGCATTTGCGCAAGAtgtatacagaaaaaaaaccatatGCCCCTCCCCAACCCCAGACTCAAATTTCTTTGGATCCTGCGGTACATATAGTTCAAGAGTAAGAAATATAGTGAAAGTGGGTGAAGAAGTTGAGTGAATATCTTGGAGATTTcccaaccccccccctcccccacccccaacaAAACACTGAATAATAAGTACTAGCTGCAGCCCTCAGCTTGACTTGGTGTCTTGTTTTGAAGCATCTGTCGTCTCCTTGCTCTGCCAAACATTCAGAATTCGTCGAACGGCTTTCCACGTTTGACTTGGTGGAGTCTGAAGGTAacagcaaacaaaaaacaaaacaaattttaggtGAACTTTAAATAACACAGAAATTGAATCAATTTATTTCTTGTTAGTTTGATTTGTGGGACACATCACTATAGCACATTGTAGAGGTTCACAATAAGCTGTGGTGCAATCTGCAGCCAATATAACCATAAAAACTGGGCCAACACCTCGCTTAATggcaagtgcactgggttctttttacgtgcattacacaacacactgaaAACTATGGCTAAAcatcccattcgaaggacaaagcaagtATGGTTTAAATGTCTTTAAAGTAATAACATGGtgcttatatagcgcaattccAAAGAATGACCATTGCGCTTCAAACATAACCGCTGGTCACTgggtaatttatttgtttattcctttaaccatctcagctccctggggagtattttttttcattcctttaaccatctcagctccctggggagtatatatCCAGTATTGCCATGTAGCGCACTAATCTAAATCAATATCAAAGAACAATCTCCACCCTCACATGTACCCGTTTAACCCTGGGTGATTAGAAGTAATTACAGTTAATTGTCTTGCTCAAGGGAAAGGTGACATGACTTGGTATCAAAACCCGAACTCTACTGCTGACTACACCTtagcttgggtccagtgaactagaccactcggccacgacacgccaaaaCTATATTTGATAGTAAACTTTGATTGAGAATATAGAAAATAAATCATATTgagttaatttaatttttttcgcTGATGAACTTGTCTTGTCCTGGGTAGACGGTGTAAATGAAGCACTCTGTAATCTTTaattaaatgcataaaataacaaacctgtgcaaatttggtcTCAATATTGATCATTGAATTtgaactaaaataaataaataaataaataaaaattaaaaaacaccgtCTTTGCAAcggattgtgtgctttcagatgcctaagaccagagcctttctcagattcaagtttGTGGGTGAAAAATTgcatctttctctaaaactacattacttcaaaggggccGTTTCTAACCATGTTTcatatatcaacagctctccagtgccctttaccaagtaaattttcatGGGTAATTTATTTTAGGTGCAATTAGAAAaagtataccctccctttaaagctCAAGCTTAACTTTAATGTTATAAACTAGCAACAGTACTTActgtttctttatttatagCCGGTTTAAGAGCTCCGTACGTATCTGGGGAATTCTTCTTCAGCATGATGAACAGCAGCTGCTGCCACATGAGCTCGGCTTTTGGCTTTTCCTCTTCCCTCATTGGCTCGTTTGAAATTCTCTGTATTTTCATTGGCTGGAATGGAGAGGGTTGAAtccaggggcaccaagaccgATGTTCCAGGGCAAGATTGAAGGAGGACTGCTGAATTTCCTGTTGATGTAAAAAATGCCATCGTTAAATAAAtattcagattttttaaatataaaattatGCTTTTATTTAGTCCAGGTTAAACCAAGTTTAAAGGAGACAAAACTTCGGGGAAGTATACAACTTGTAACAAAATTCTGCCGTAAAATTCATAgatcataattatttttgataaCAAGGCGGAAGATACTGACAGTAATACAATTCTCAGATTGTTTGTGCtaattacagattattcttcctgcatgaacATAATTGCTCCAGAATTGCACAAGGTTAGTTATATTgtgtatatctacatttatataggattaaaacagtcaaacggtttcaaaaacgTTGAAGTGTcataattttgagaaagaagtaattttccacaaaatccTGCATTCTAACCATTGGTAGTGCaattattctagtcattgtgaaatcattgATTAGGTTGGTAggattcgaatccacaaccttgtaattgtaagtcctgcagtctaaccactggtaGTGTACTtactctagtcattgtgaaatcagcaatTAGCTGGGTaaaattcaaacccacaaccttttaattgcaagtcctgcagtcttacCACTGGTAGtgtacttattctagtcattgtgaaatcagcaatTAGCCTGGTAGGATTCAAATCCACAACCTTGTAAATACAAGTCCTGCCATCTATCCACTGGTAGTGTACTTAATTTAGTTGCTCTAAAATCAACAATTAGCTCGGTAGTATTCAAACccacaagtcctgcagtctctTGCCTTGATTCTCTTGTTTTGTGATTCTCCTGTTGAGTCCTGACTACTTGACTCTGTGACCGATCTGGACTGCTGAGTGGCATCTTTGAAGGATGCAAAGTTCCAGAGCCCGGCGTGACGTCTGCAATACTCACAGACTAAAACTGGACAACCTGTTTGCTCTGAAAGACTGTAAAAAACAGAAGTGTCaaatataatattaatttaaaacttataatataattatttgtttgccCTTACACCGATATGTATTAAACACTGTACTTTCcaaaagttctgtgaaaaagatCTACAGGCAAGTACCCGCTCTATGCATAAAGATCTTTTCTACATAAGGATCTTTACACTTAAATCATCAAATGAAGTCAACAAGCGGTCAAATGCCACTAAAAGTACCCAGCACTGCAggaccttgtaaaccattacatggtgttatgtaCAGTATTGATCCCATACTTCAACaatgtagctccacaataccttgcagtACTGAATCAGTGATAGGTATAAGCGATACATAAGAAGCCACAACtcctattgttattattattaccattttCTCCAGCCAAATAGAGCCAGCAAGCACACAGCCTGCCACACCGGTTTTTCCTCTTCACTAATGATGACTGCTGTATCCCCCCTTTCAGAAATCGTTTGTAGGAGTACCTTCTTGACATGATCCACGTCAAACTcctccttcaaaagagacagtctcaaaattaataaaacaaaaataattgcaaTACAACTATTGATTCAAaaacctttatttttttatttttttaaatgagagaTTACCttacaaataacaataaaacgctggacggccactttaaggtgGGAGCTACACTGAACTGATTTGGGTTGTCAACCAAATCAATGTTCCCAGTCACTCCTGGAGCTGTAATACTCTGTAACGATGTAGTCATGTAAACCATCATCAAGAAGCCTgcctggtagagcagaatgcactaccttcccaacttatggtcaagtgccttgctcaagggcgtCATGACCggtatttgaacccacactctgctgctgacaacactgGAGCTTGGGTCCGGAGAACTAAACCCCTCGGCCACAAAAcaccaccaattgtttctgtttGTTCAAGCACCATGAACATCTTATTGGtagaagtgaaatgattcttaaCATTCTTTATACTGACAAGTGCTGATGTAAAGCTTCTTACCAACGGTTTTTAttaccattaattttaagagtgattccgaaacatataccttccctatAAACTTGGTTTCAGCAACAGAGCTCGATTTCACAACACACCAAGATCCATCTCAAGAAGAGCTGTCAACTGCGATTGATTTGTATCTTATGACAGCACATTTGGCTTAGCAATTTAGACACAGCTTTTAAGCTAAAATATCAAGGTGTTTCAACCAAGAGCAACTTTAAGTGAGTGACTAGACTTGACCAGAAACTGTGACGTAGCTCTTGAATTGACCATATCGACCATGCTCCAGTGCATGTTTCAATATCTGTGTATAGTCATTCCCGtgtgctctatggtttctggtTAGTCTAGGCGGTCTTATCAAGTCTAGTCGCCACCTGAACGTGctccaaattgaaaaaaaggatGTCTTACATCGTCCTGGAGTGGACTGCAGTCAATGTCTGGTATCCTGTCTCCAAGTGGATGCAAACTGTCTACCCTGCTGTAGAATTCTTTGATGGAACTTTTGATATCATCAAGTGGAATACTCTGAAATGACTCTATTATTATAAgggggaaagggggggggggagaaaaatCGTCATGAATAATTTAGTGATGTCATACTTACATCACTTCTAAACAAGACCACAAAAAGTCAAACCTTGACAGGCAGAAAGTGTGCACAGGTCCCTCATATGTATATTACTCAGATAAAATATACatagcaggcctggaattacataaAGGCCACAGAGTCTATGGCCTGCGCTGCCCTTGGTtttggccttagtgccccttcaaatgtgTTATTACTTGTAAAAGTAACAGTTGAGGGATAAAATGATCccacctggaaaaaaaacttggATATTAATCTCAAGTTTGTAAGAAATCACTAAGCATGAGTACAAGTGTACTGGCTGTCATCTCCCAACGTTGATGTGTGTTTACTTTTACTACTTTTTTGAACGTTACTCTTACATTCATCAGTTTATCCTTTTTTGCATAAAATCAAAGTTCAGTGACCTCGGCCAATCGCCTGCTGGCATCTTAGGAATTTTGTTTAGGGTGTGGCAGGCCCATCTTTCTATACGCATGTACTGGGGTGCCGGTATTTCCAAGATTTCTGTACCTGGTTTCGTTTGGTTAAGTTTGCAGTATTTTCCGTAGTAAACTCCAGCTAATTTTCATTGCCGATTTCTTTTGTTCTATCTGTATGCCACTGTAAACTCCCGTAAACTCCCGTAAACATCTGTGCATCATCGTTACTTCCCACTGTGTTGAAGTGATTTTCCCTGGTAACAACTTTTCATCTGCTCCTCGCCGAGTTATAAAATAAACTACTGGGTCTATTTACACAATATTTGTCTTCGACTGTTCATTGTTTACATCACACTGGCAAAGTGGCAGGTATGGTGGGATAGGTAAACAAGTCCcatgtttctaaaaaaaatgtttatgtaTAATTCTTATACCTGGTGAGGGGCTGTCAGGCCATGGACAGATCTTGCTGTGGGAACTCCGCAATGATTCTTTCAATTTACTGTAGGATAGACTATCTGAAATAATCAACATAATCTATAATTACAAATAGGtttttaaatggaaaaaaacacactcaCAGATCCATAGAGCGCTTACATTTACTTTTTTCAAACTCGTCACAAAATAAAGTTTGGTGAGAATCTGAAAAATAGTTCAAATATTCAAACCTTAAAGCTTTCATTCTGCACTGGTGCTAAAGTCAATAAGAAATATTTTGCATTGAGAAATACTATCTTTAAACAAACTTGTGTTTAATTTTTATCCTTAGTTCTCAGTAGAACATGATGTAAAAAACAATCTAGAAacaaagctttatgaaattataaCAATCACAATActatgtgtttattttgtgtaagCCAGAGCCTCCCCGAGATTGTGGACCACTGGGATAAAAAGAGATACCACAGTGTGACAACGGCTATAGAGAATTTATTTAAATAAGAGgtttactgcaaaccttagtCAGGGCTAGAGTTTTTCACTGGACCACATGCCAAGGACCAGTGATTTTGGTGTCGGGTCAGTAAACACAAAACAGACCAAGTCCGatggtctgttttttttttttcagttcaaCATCTTTGCCTCAAAAATTTGATGGTCAAATATTGAGTTGAGTCTCACAAACATCTTTCATTTCTGCCGAGTATCACCCATAAAACAGAAAGGAATCATCTCATagtgtttgttcaaataaaacagtttagaTGATAAATTTCTCATATTGATTCTagtttcttctcattttgattctgattTCGTAACAAAATCCCGGTCcagtaaattattattaatagtttatttattcaacaatatttaaaaaaaataaacactggcagtaaaaaaaacttaactgcggtcttaaaggcagtggacactattggtaattactcaaaaataattatgggcataaaacctcacttggtaacgattaatggggagaagttgatagtataaaacattgtgagaaacggcttcctctgaagtaattttccacgaatttgatttcaagacctcaagtttagaatttgaggtctcgaaatcaagcatctaaaagcacacaacttcgtgtgacaaggtttttattcttctttcatagttatctcgcaactccgatgaccaatcgagctcaaattttcacaggtttgttatttcatgcacaaTTATTTCagctttaacaattaccaaatatgtccagtgcttttatgCAATGTTATCTTACATGACTCTGTTTCCCATACACCTGGTAGGCCTCCATACAGTATCTCTTTACAGCTCACACATTTAAGGAAGTCTTTGTCACTGTTTTCCCAGCCATATCTGGCACAGTACAAGGGAGACAGGTCTTTGGGTTTGGCAAACCATCCAGAGACTTATGATAGTTAAGGAAAGCTCATAAAGATCCAATTGTGTTGTTCTCTTTTTTGTGAGTGCTagctctgagaagagctggtgtggtctcgacatttcaaacagttcaCTGTTGAATGTATTACCCtgtgtctgctaagcaatactatttatGTGcgaagcaagtttttgtgcttacttaaGATTACAGGCTTTGTGAAGTTACAAGAGTAATTTGGCGATTTTACCAAAAAGGATATAATATTActagttttacccttacactgaggtttgttagcactatatacttagtactttccccgagttctgtaaacaaaatcacaggcatattaccttggtgggacttgaacctacgacctttgcaattcaagagcagtgtcttcttaccaactagaccaccgagattgccagATAGCTAGAAGCAGTTCAAATCAAAGTCAAAAAAGGATATTGTGAAGGTTTCAACTCTGTCAAAGAAAGCTTCAGCATCGAGGGGTCTGACAGAACATCTTTGTGGCGTCTCTTGCTTACATGGAACAACTCCATCTGTGGTATCATTTGAACTCTGAGGACTGCTGATGTCAGGAACGGTTGCCTCCTCAGCAGGCTCAATTCTTTCACTGTCAAGTGAAACTGTGCTGAAATTGTTCACAAGTAAGAAACAGACCTCATTATTAACTTATTTGATTTTATATTCTAGTAAAAAAGGATTTCAGAATTGAGAGTCTAGATAATTTACTGAAAGAAATCACAATATCATTAaaattcaataaataaacaatatcgCACTCACAGTCACACAGACAGTTGTTATCGTTGATTCTTTAAAATTGAAGTTGAAACGTAACACAACAGAATCAGATTTAACATACTCAGCATGCAATACCTTCAGATGTTAACTTTTTTTAGTTGTTCACTCACATAATACATTTTTTCAATCAAACTCTTTTACTGTGCACATTTTCTGCCAAATTACAAGCAACAACAGTTTCAACAAAAgacatttctcactcaatactATACTCGCGGctgttaataatagtaataataataataacatttataaTAATACTATTTATATAGTGCCTTTTCCTAATGTACAAAGCGCTCAGAGAGCGACaggaaacaacaacaaaggGAATGCAATCAAAAACCAAGAGGAAAACCATGACTAGACAAAGCCTGCTGCATTTAGCAAAGAAAGTCACACGAAAAGCCGATCTCTGTTTGAATAGAACTGCAGGCCAAGCAAGGCGAGAATTACTGATTGAAAAAGAATGTTTTCAGAGACCTTTTAAACATGGTCAGAGCTAGAACTTTTGGTTGAGTTTGGAAGGGAATTCCACATCCTTAGGCCTGCGACTGAAAAAGCTCTGTCTCCTGATTTTCTGGTGGTACGAGGAATATGCAAGTTGCCCTGTGAACGTAAGTTGCTCTTCGTAGCCCTGGTTTCTAATGAGTTGGAAATGTAGTAACAGACATACACTTCTACTGGGAGCCAGTGCAGCTGTTTGATCAGTGGGGACATGGTTTGGGTAGGAGAAGTTGACACGGGATGCTCTGTTTTGGATCTTTTGTAACTTGCTTAAATCAGATTGCTTGAGTCCACTTTAACAAAGAGGTACAGTAGTCCAATCTGGACAGTACAAGTGCCCTAACAGTGGC
This window encodes:
- the LOC139933873 gene encoding uncharacterized protein, yielding MAEKRKISAAGSGAKRIKALFSSFIRKDPVSPDKENSTVSLDSERIEPAEEATVPDISSPQSSNDTTDGVVPCKQETPQRCSVRPLDAEAFFDRVETFTVSGWFAKPKDLSPLYCARYGWENSDKDFLKCVSCKEILYGGLPGVWETESYSLSYSKLKESLRSSHSKICPWPDSPSPESFQSIPLDDIKSSIKEFYSRVDSLHPLGDRIPDIDCSPLQDDEEFDVDHVKKVLLQTISERGDTAVIISEEEKPVWQAVCLLALFGWRKCLSEQTGCPVLVCEYCRRHAGLWNFASFKDATQQSRSVTESSSQDSTGESQNKRIKEIQQSSFNLALEHRSWCPWIQPSPFQPMKIQRISNEPMREEEKPKAELMWQQLLFIMLKKNSPDTYGALKPAINKETTPPSQTWKAVRRILNVWQSKETTDASKQDTKSS